A single region of the Corallococcus caeni genome encodes:
- a CDS encoding LON peptidase substrate-binding domain-containing protein, whose product MSAQETVERAMGALKVFPLPSAVLFPHTVIPLHIFEPRYRALVKDALATDRVLALGQLEPGWEGNYGGRPPLQPLMCAGVIVWDEQVEDGRYNILLQGVSRVRLVEELAPGTLYRQVRAQVLPDAPYTGPEEEQLRQAVFELAGRVPPSFAESLLPVAARTGGGMLADVVASALVPEPGRRQELLEELDVRRRLEAVLGDVSDLLGQLQPMRPSGPLN is encoded by the coding sequence ATGTCCGCACAAGAAACCGTGGAACGCGCCATGGGCGCGCTGAAGGTGTTTCCCCTGCCGTCGGCGGTCCTGTTTCCGCACACCGTGATTCCCCTGCACATCTTCGAGCCGCGCTACCGGGCGCTGGTGAAGGACGCGCTCGCCACGGACCGGGTGCTGGCGCTGGGCCAGCTGGAGCCCGGCTGGGAGGGCAACTACGGGGGCCGCCCGCCGCTGCAGCCCCTGATGTGCGCGGGCGTCATCGTCTGGGACGAGCAGGTGGAGGACGGGCGCTACAACATCCTCCTGCAGGGCGTCAGCCGGGTGCGGCTGGTGGAGGAGCTGGCGCCGGGCACGCTCTACCGCCAGGTGCGCGCCCAGGTGCTGCCGGATGCCCCCTACACGGGGCCGGAGGAGGAGCAGCTGCGCCAGGCCGTCTTCGAGCTGGCCGGCCGGGTGCCCCCCTCGTTCGCGGAGAGCCTGCTGCCGGTGGCCGCGCGCACCGGGGGCGGCATGCTGGCGGACGTGGTGGCGTCCGCGCTGGTGCCGGAGCCCGGGCGGCGGCAGGAGTTGCTGGAGGAGCTGGACGTCCGGCGCCGCCTGGAGGCGGTGCTGGGGGACGTGAGCGACCTCCTGGGCCAGCTGCAGCCCATGCGCCCCAGCGGACCGCTGAACTAG
- the nadE gene encoding NAD(+) synthase — protein sequence MRLVKIGIASVNTTVGAFPANTDRVLDLARKMAAEDVTLGVFPEQVIAGYPAEDLVQWQGFIDRQWPELERFARETAALPLVSILGVGVALQGVRLNCAAVVAGGKVLGLVPKEKLPTYNVFYEGRTFGHGQPGMAEEHRGVPLGDYLFQFDFGTVAPEVCEDIWSADGPMRRRAYSGGELVVNLSASPFRLGFWETRRELIATRASDHQVTIAYANAVGSNDGLIFDGGGFINQNGRHVLETPRFQQGFTTAVVDLDRTLRLRTENTTWRVDQESWVSAGGRKVPTLDCTRAVKTRREQLPYPVPAHRSFFLPAPDTRRTARVALCEDILDALSLGVGDYFEKTRAFKLFGIALSGGRDSLLTLLIAHRYAKRARPDNPGSLIQAFYMPSPYSSQQTRDAAETIARELGVPFQVVSIEEAFEREKAAAQQMLGEAKLTPITEQNIQARIRAQRMWNWSNSCGGLFLQTGNMSEKSVGYTTIGGDLMGALAVIANVPKTVVMYLLDYLQETTGYEGIRKVLAKPAGPELAHDQVGEEELMPFPILDACFYLHAGEKLTPVEMRTALTAMFPEVDAQRLGGYVDRFVRLFQQSIYKWVQAPLSLHIGNLDLDRERALQLPVVTGSAWLRDA from the coding sequence ATGCGGCTCGTGAAGATTGGCATCGCCAGCGTCAACACCACCGTGGGCGCCTTCCCGGCGAACACCGACCGCGTGCTGGACCTGGCGAGGAAGATGGCGGCGGAGGACGTCACGCTGGGCGTCTTCCCTGAACAGGTCATCGCGGGCTACCCCGCCGAGGACCTGGTCCAGTGGCAGGGCTTCATCGACCGCCAGTGGCCGGAGCTGGAGCGCTTCGCGAGGGAGACCGCGGCGCTGCCCCTGGTGAGCATCCTGGGCGTGGGCGTGGCCCTCCAGGGCGTGCGCCTCAACTGCGCGGCGGTGGTGGCGGGCGGCAAGGTGCTGGGCCTGGTCCCGAAGGAGAAGCTGCCCACGTACAACGTCTTCTACGAGGGCCGCACGTTCGGCCACGGCCAGCCCGGCATGGCGGAGGAGCACCGGGGCGTGCCGCTGGGCGACTACCTGTTCCAGTTCGACTTCGGCACGGTGGCGCCGGAGGTGTGCGAGGACATCTGGAGCGCGGACGGCCCCATGCGCCGGCGCGCGTACTCCGGCGGCGAGCTGGTGGTGAACCTGTCCGCGTCCCCCTTCCGGCTGGGCTTCTGGGAGACGCGCCGCGAGCTCATCGCCACGCGCGCGTCCGACCACCAGGTGACCATCGCCTACGCGAACGCGGTGGGCAGCAACGACGGCCTCATCTTCGACGGCGGCGGCTTCATCAACCAGAACGGCCGCCACGTGCTGGAGACGCCGCGCTTCCAGCAGGGCTTCACCACCGCCGTGGTGGACCTGGACCGCACGCTGCGCCTGCGCACGGAGAACACCACCTGGCGCGTGGACCAGGAGTCGTGGGTGTCCGCGGGCGGCAGGAAGGTGCCCACCCTGGACTGCACCCGGGCGGTGAAGACGCGGCGCGAGCAGCTGCCCTATCCCGTGCCCGCGCACCGCAGCTTCTTCCTGCCCGCGCCGGACACCCGCCGCACCGCGCGCGTGGCGCTGTGCGAGGACATCCTGGACGCGCTGTCCCTGGGCGTGGGCGACTACTTCGAGAAGACGCGCGCCTTCAAGCTGTTCGGCATCGCGCTGTCGGGCGGGCGGGACTCGCTGCTCACGCTGCTCATCGCGCACCGGTACGCGAAGCGCGCGCGGCCGGACAACCCGGGCTCGCTCATCCAGGCGTTCTACATGCCCAGCCCCTACTCCAGCCAGCAGACGCGCGACGCGGCGGAGACCATCGCGCGCGAATTGGGCGTGCCCTTCCAGGTGGTCTCCATCGAGGAGGCCTTCGAGCGGGAGAAGGCCGCCGCCCAGCAGATGCTGGGCGAGGCGAAGCTCACCCCCATCACCGAGCAGAACATCCAGGCCCGCATCCGCGCGCAGCGCATGTGGAACTGGAGCAACTCCTGCGGCGGCCTGTTCCTGCAGACGGGCAACATGAGCGAGAAGTCCGTGGGCTACACCACCATCGGCGGCGACCTGATGGGCGCGCTCGCGGTCATCGCCAACGTGCCCAAGACGGTGGTGATGTACCTCTTGGACTACCTCCAGGAGACCACCGGCTACGAAGGCATCCGCAAGGTGCTGGCCAAGCCCGCCGGGCCGGAGCTGGCGCATGATCAGGTGGGCGAGGAGGAGCTGATGCCCTTCCCCATCCTGGACGCGTGCTTCTACTTGCACGCGGGCGAGAAGCTCACCCCGGTGGAGATGCGCACCGCGCTCACCGCGATGTTCCCGGAGGTGGACGCGCAGCGGCTGGGCGGCTACGTGGACCGCTTCGTGCGCCTGTTCCAGCAGTCCATCTACAAGTGGGTGCAGGCGCCGCTGTCCCTGCACATCGGCAACCTGGACCTGGACCGCGAACGCGCGCTGCAATTGCCTGTCGTCACCGGCTCGGCGTGGCTGCGCGACGCGTGA
- a CDS encoding FKBP-type peptidyl-prolyl cis-trans isomerase has protein sequence MSLKTEDVKVGTGTEAVAGKRVTVHYVGTLTDGKKFDSSRDRGQGFTFSLGAGQVIQGWDQGVAGMKVGGVRKLTIPPELGYGSRGAAGVIPPNATLLFEVELLDVR, from the coding sequence ATGAGCTTGAAGACGGAAGACGTGAAGGTCGGGACCGGCACGGAAGCGGTCGCGGGCAAGCGGGTGACGGTCCACTACGTGGGCACGCTCACCGACGGCAAGAAGTTCGACAGCAGCCGGGACCGCGGGCAGGGCTTCACCTTCTCGCTGGGCGCGGGCCAGGTCATCCAGGGCTGGGACCAGGGCGTCGCGGGCATGAAGGTGGGCGGCGTCCGCAAGCTCACCATCCCGCCGGAGCTGGGGTACGGCTCGCGCGGCGCGGCCGGTGTGATTCCCCCCAACGCCACCCTCCTTTTCGAGGTGGAACTGTTGGACGTTCGTTAG
- the trxA gene encoding thioredoxin: MATLEITKDNFKETVGKGGIVILDWWATWCGPCKAFEPVYKTSSETHQDIVFGKIDVDAQPELAGAFEVRAMPTLMVFRDGILLFDQPGALPKAALEDLIRQVRALNMDDVRREVEAQRASKEAPKA, translated from the coding sequence ATGGCGACGCTCGAGATCACGAAGGACAACTTCAAGGAGACGGTGGGCAAGGGCGGCATCGTCATCCTGGACTGGTGGGCGACCTGGTGCGGGCCCTGCAAGGCGTTCGAGCCCGTGTACAAGACCTCATCGGAGACCCATCAGGACATCGTCTTCGGGAAGATCGACGTCGACGCGCAGCCGGAGCTGGCGGGGGCCTTCGAGGTCCGCGCCATGCCCACGCTGATGGTGTTCCGTGACGGCATCCTCCTGTTCGACCAGCCGGGCGCGCTGCCCAAGGCGGCGCTGGAGGACCTCATCCGGCAGGTCCGCGCGCTGAACATGGACGACGTGCGGCGCGAGGTCGAAGCGCAGCGCGCCTCCAAGGAAGCGCCCAAGGCCTGA
- a CDS encoding Uma2 family endonuclease, with translation MRNAATRRMLAPYEEVQTLPHYLVGEALDGVLYVSSPPIARKQGLTPLLGRAPEGWWWTAEPRLLLGQDVLVPDMAGWVGGRPPTLPDGAFIDRVPDWICEVLTPATAKLDLAAKLPRYARAGIRNAWVINPVHRVVEVFRQEGERWVLMKSFVGEEQVRVEPFERVDLQLSPFWTQD, from the coding sequence ATGCGCAACGCAGCGACCCGCAGGATGCTCGCCCCTTACGAGGAAGTGCAGACATTGCCCCACTACCTGGTGGGCGAGGCGCTCGATGGCGTCCTCTACGTCTCGTCGCCGCCCATCGCGCGCAAGCAGGGCCTGACGCCGCTGCTGGGCCGCGCGCCGGAGGGCTGGTGGTGGACCGCCGAGCCCCGGCTGCTGCTGGGCCAGGACGTGCTCGTGCCGGACATGGCGGGCTGGGTGGGGGGACGGCCGCCGACGCTGCCCGACGGCGCGTTCATCGACCGCGTGCCGGATTGGATCTGCGAGGTGCTGACCCCCGCCACCGCGAAGCTGGACCTGGCCGCCAAGCTGCCGCGCTACGCCCGCGCGGGCATCCGCAACGCCTGGGTCATCAACCCCGTGCACCGCGTGGTGGAGGTGTTCCGCCAGGAAGGCGAGCGCTGGGTGTTGATGAAGAGCTTCGTCGGCGAGGAGCAGGTGCGCGTCGAACCCTTCGAGCGCGTGGACCTCCAGCTGTCGCCGTTCTGGACCCAGGACTGA
- a CDS encoding endonuclease/exonuclease/phosphatase family protein, translating to MSRVLVLTVLVLPALAQAGSYLRVVSWNLRHEGWAAEQSYLDDAKQLWNQFGANSTSNNGCDLVFLQEVMDAAAATAIAQNLTQVSGVTWTAVVTPLIGRSSYKESYAVLYRTDTVSLLSSTVWTDTGDLFEREPQVVKVRHVPTGADYTFLNWHAVWGTATDRTLEAQAIDGVFASVQAASGADQDVILLGDHNMACTHASWSQLKAVSPAVTCKLDVATTLNTSGGYANAYDHFWMQDSYVTEFSSTGRDYIANTVDYVTRLSDHAPVWLSLYSTSDTD from the coding sequence TTGTCGCGAGTCCTGGTGTTGACGGTGCTGGTGCTCCCCGCGTTGGCGCAGGCGGGCTCGTACCTCCGGGTGGTGAGCTGGAACCTCCGCCACGAGGGCTGGGCCGCGGAGCAGTCGTACCTGGATGACGCGAAGCAGCTGTGGAACCAGTTCGGCGCGAACAGCACGTCCAACAACGGCTGTGACCTGGTGTTCCTCCAGGAGGTGATGGACGCGGCGGCGGCGACGGCCATCGCGCAGAACCTGACGCAGGTGTCCGGGGTGACGTGGACGGCGGTGGTGACGCCGCTCATCGGCCGGTCGTCCTACAAGGAGTCCTACGCGGTGCTGTACCGGACGGACACGGTGTCGCTACTGTCCTCCACGGTGTGGACGGACACGGGGGACCTGTTCGAGCGCGAGCCGCAGGTGGTGAAGGTGCGCCACGTGCCCACGGGCGCGGACTACACCTTCCTCAACTGGCACGCGGTGTGGGGCACGGCGACGGACCGCACGCTGGAGGCGCAGGCCATCGACGGGGTGTTCGCGTCCGTGCAGGCCGCGAGCGGCGCGGACCAGGACGTCATCCTCCTGGGCGACCACAACATGGCCTGCACCCACGCGTCCTGGAGCCAGCTGAAGGCCGTGTCGCCCGCGGTGACGTGCAAGCTGGACGTGGCCACCACGCTGAACACGTCCGGCGGCTACGCCAACGCCTATGATCACTTCTGGATGCAGGACAGCTACGTGACGGAGTTCTCCAGCACGGGTCGGGACTACATCGCGAACACGGTGGACTACGTCACCCGGCTGTCGGACCACGCGCCGGTGTGGCTGTCCCTGTACTCCACCAGCGACACGGACTGA
- a CDS encoding carboxypeptidase regulatory-like domain-containing protein, with product MRLKRVLCGTMVVLLLGVGAWMLLRSEPVALPPPRPVVLTRVEDAGVPDVVPPLETVEAPDAGLWLTATLEGAHPFAGEARVGAAFVVEGDEGWWEEEKRQKALNIVGPSSLEDLANVREWMKAPVSASSRGGVVGPVAVPPAPRYQVVAFEPDGTFWWADFVPGTALPTTGTLDAGVLRANRPTGVSIRLDGARNTQGTFSVRIERDVDPHDAERASALQPVLALVNPDLGWALVNGTPVPLRSDADTRLAPLPPDRAVRLWLRAPSGREGGPVEVPLREGTVNPVTLDVARLFPEGMSRSVTLRGRVLLGNTPRPAGRMVGWVGGEEPVDADGRFTIPNVPAWRATRFNVWLGMEEDGRPEAPSMWDFDFTPTEGMPDTVDVEWRVPVYRWLVVRMDGFTRAQLKERSERPYPVYLLERRDAQGLWSAVPSQKFVPEEDGVAVSLLETGTYRVQVASTPYASRPSSVAQVGADDTTVDVRLSPAPSVDSSCEVHVTHQGRPVAGALVMVGGQYRSMPPVRGETDSAGRWRMGTVTSDALPMFVQGVGNEWEGDGAEACRTSGIVEVRL from the coding sequence ATGCGCTTGAAGCGGGTCCTGTGTGGGACGATGGTGGTGCTGCTGCTCGGCGTGGGCGCGTGGATGCTGTTGCGTTCGGAGCCCGTGGCCTTGCCGCCCCCGCGTCCCGTCGTGCTCACGCGCGTCGAGGACGCCGGTGTGCCGGACGTGGTTCCTCCGCTGGAGACAGTGGAGGCACCGGACGCGGGCCTGTGGCTGACGGCGACGCTGGAGGGGGCGCATCCCTTCGCGGGCGAGGCGCGCGTGGGCGCGGCGTTCGTCGTCGAGGGGGACGAGGGGTGGTGGGAGGAGGAGAAGCGGCAGAAGGCGCTCAACATCGTGGGACCCTCGAGCCTGGAGGACCTGGCCAACGTGCGCGAATGGATGAAGGCACCCGTCAGCGCCTCTTCGCGGGGCGGTGTGGTGGGGCCCGTCGCGGTGCCCCCCGCGCCGCGCTACCAGGTGGTCGCGTTCGAACCGGACGGGACCTTCTGGTGGGCGGACTTCGTGCCGGGCACGGCACTGCCGACGACGGGCACGCTGGACGCGGGCGTGCTGCGCGCGAACCGGCCCACGGGCGTGAGCATCCGGCTGGACGGTGCGCGGAACACGCAAGGGACATTCTCCGTGCGCATCGAGCGCGACGTGGATCCCCATGACGCCGAGCGGGCCAGTGCCCTGCAGCCGGTGCTGGCGCTCGTGAACCCGGACCTGGGATGGGCGCTCGTGAATGGGACGCCGGTGCCGCTGCGCTCGGACGCGGACACACGGCTGGCGCCGCTGCCTCCGGATCGAGCGGTGCGGCTGTGGTTGCGCGCGCCCTCGGGACGCGAGGGCGGTCCGGTCGAGGTGCCCCTGCGTGAGGGCACCGTGAACCCGGTGACGCTGGACGTGGCGCGGCTGTTCCCTGAAGGCATGAGCCGCTCGGTCACCCTGCGTGGACGGGTGTTGCTGGGGAACACGCCCCGGCCCGCCGGGCGGATGGTGGGCTGGGTGGGCGGAGAGGAGCCGGTGGACGCGGACGGACGCTTCACGATTCCCAACGTGCCGGCCTGGCGCGCGACGCGCTTCAACGTCTGGCTGGGGATGGAGGAGGACGGTCGTCCCGAGGCGCCTTCGATGTGGGACTTCGACTTCACGCCCACGGAAGGGATGCCGGACACGGTGGACGTGGAGTGGCGCGTGCCGGTGTACCGGTGGCTGGTGGTGCGGATGGATGGCTTCACGCGGGCGCAGTTGAAGGAGCGCTCGGAGCGGCCCTATCCGGTGTACCTGCTGGAGCGCCGCGACGCGCAGGGCCTGTGGAGCGCGGTGCCCTCGCAGAAGTTCGTCCCGGAGGAGGACGGCGTCGCGGTGTCCCTGCTGGAGACCGGCACCTACCGTGTCCAGGTCGCGTCAACGCCGTACGCGTCAAGGCCGAGCAGCGTGGCGCAGGTGGGCGCGGACGACACGACCGTGGACGTGCGGCTGTCGCCCGCGCCGTCCGTCGATTCCTCCTGTGAGGTTCACGTCACCCATCAGGGACGCCCCGTGGCGGGAGCCCTGGTGATGGTGGGCGGGCAGTACCGTTCGATGCCTCCCGTGCGCGGGGAGACAGACAGCGCGGGGCGCTGGCGGATGGGGACCGTGACCTCCGACGCGCTGCCGATGTTCGTGCAGGGCGTAGGGAACGAATGGGAAGGCGACGGCGCGGAGGCCTGCCGCACCTCGGGCATCGTCGAGGTACGGCTGTAG
- a CDS encoding MarR family winged helix-turn-helix transcriptional regulator, with product MTELSVDVRVQVARWRNLLVDAARCGSLASPLAALSHPHWEPMELQALWWLRAESLLPVGVLAMRLGGLAMPRLSRLVDRLEAGGLVRRERSVRHDRRRVRVRLTEAGHALTDELNAQVQERMAKLLSPLQGETRSALMDILELWVQALTVQARTAEEVAEENAELASVPDELLRASAA from the coding sequence ATGACGGAACTCTCGGTGGATGTGCGCGTGCAGGTGGCGCGGTGGCGGAACCTCCTCGTGGACGCGGCCCGCTGCGGCTCGCTGGCGAGCCCGCTGGCCGCCCTGTCCCATCCCCACTGGGAGCCGATGGAACTCCAGGCGCTCTGGTGGCTGCGCGCGGAGAGCCTGCTGCCCGTGGGCGTGCTGGCCATGCGCCTGGGAGGACTCGCCATGCCGCGCCTGAGCCGGCTGGTGGACCGCCTGGAAGCGGGCGGCCTCGTGCGCCGCGAGCGCTCCGTGCGGCATGACCGGCGGCGCGTGCGCGTGCGCCTCACCGAAGCGGGCCATGCACTGACGGACGAGCTCAACGCGCAGGTGCAGGAGCGCATGGCGAAGCTGCTGTCCCCGCTCCAGGGCGAGACGCGCAGCGCGCTGATGGACATCCTGGAGCTGTGGGTGCAGGCCCTCACCGTCCAGGCCCGCACCGCGGAGGAAGTGGCCGAGGAGAACGCCGAGCTGGCCAGCGTCCCCGACGAGCTTCTAAGGGCCTCGGCCGCCTGA
- a CDS encoding EcsC family protein, producing the protein MAFYDGVTERLGFMKKLTPAELKKLGALRLSDLIQGEIGRARVRVAALEKRYPSATTKELAQRLVDEKKSLASMVGGVSGVFGLISLPADLTFMAYLQIVLLTDVATLYKANLKTERARGELLDLFGYANGLGPLHRSGPKVLGKLAALLLAKGGMTTLGRAMPLVAAPITAYLNNQHIQMVGEQAVRFYEGFDKAHAKARTAKRKAASGE; encoded by the coding sequence ATGGCCTTCTACGACGGCGTGACGGAGCGGCTGGGCTTCATGAAGAAGCTGACCCCCGCGGAGCTGAAGAAGCTGGGGGCGCTGCGGCTGTCGGACCTCATCCAGGGGGAGATTGGCCGGGCGCGCGTGCGCGTGGCGGCGCTGGAGAAGCGCTACCCGTCCGCGACGACCAAGGAGCTGGCGCAGCGGCTGGTGGATGAGAAGAAGAGCCTCGCGAGCATGGTGGGCGGCGTGAGCGGCGTGTTCGGGCTCATCTCGCTGCCGGCGGACCTGACGTTCATGGCGTACCTGCAGATCGTCCTGCTCACGGACGTGGCCACGCTCTACAAGGCGAACCTCAAGACGGAGCGCGCGCGGGGGGAGCTGCTGGACCTGTTCGGCTACGCCAACGGGCTGGGGCCGCTGCACCGCTCCGGCCCGAAGGTGCTGGGGAAGCTGGCGGCGCTGCTGCTCGCGAAGGGCGGCATGACGACGCTGGGCCGCGCGATGCCGCTGGTCGCGGCGCCCATCACCGCGTACCTCAACAACCAGCACATCCAGATGGTGGGTGAGCAGGCCGTGCGCTTCTACGAAGGCTTCGACAAGGCGCACGCCAAGGCGAGGACCGCGAAGCGCAAGGCGGCGAGCGGAGAGTAG
- the panD gene encoding aspartate 1-decarboxylase, which yields MRRILFKSKIHRATVTQADLDYEGSVTIDKDLLKAADILPFEKVAVWNVTRGTRLETYALEGESGSGVICINGAAAHLNQPGDLVILATFAEVEEAEVANWKPTVVFVDGKNRAVPGVTEEIPGPARRIA from the coding sequence ATGCGCCGCATCCTCTTCAAGTCCAAGATCCACCGCGCGACGGTGACCCAGGCCGACCTCGACTACGAGGGTTCGGTGACCATCGACAAAGACCTGCTGAAGGCGGCGGACATCCTCCCCTTCGAGAAGGTCGCGGTGTGGAACGTCACGCGCGGCACCCGTCTGGAGACGTACGCCCTGGAGGGCGAGTCCGGCAGCGGCGTCATCTGCATCAACGGCGCCGCCGCGCACCTGAACCAGCCGGGCGACCTGGTCATCCTGGCCACCTTCGCGGAGGTCGAGGAGGCGGAGGTCGCGAACTGGAAGCCCACGGTCGTCTTCGTGGACGGCAAGAACCGGGCGGTCCCTGGCGTCACCGAGGAAATCCCCGGGCCCGCGCGCCGTATCGCGTAG
- a CDS encoding LEA type 2 family protein, with translation MKKQKRAFLVLFALSLTTLSGCAALQSLLNGAFKKPTLKFKTARLSSASLSDATVDLVYELDNPNSLGLKLASVDYAFFVEGKQLVAGKPREGLNLKSNSKSQIVFPANVKFADIAPVVTTFLNKDVAAFKAQGSLGIQTPLGVLKFPLEKEGTFPVPKIPQVQFQAPRITNITISGATVEFPLAITNRNAFPLPVAGITGALKVAGANVGNLSTGNLGMLDGSGTKQVTLPLTINFASAASAAMALRSGGNAQVSLTGNLTSDAQSVPLNLSQLVNFTK, from the coding sequence ATGAAGAAACAGAAACGCGCGTTCCTGGTCCTCTTCGCCCTGTCGCTCACCACGCTCTCCGGCTGCGCCGCGCTGCAGAGCCTGCTCAACGGCGCCTTCAAGAAGCCCACGCTGAAGTTCAAGACGGCCCGGCTGTCGAGCGCATCCCTGTCCGACGCCACGGTGGACCTGGTCTATGAGCTGGACAACCCCAACAGCCTGGGCCTGAAGCTGGCGTCGGTGGACTACGCCTTCTTCGTGGAGGGCAAGCAGCTGGTGGCCGGCAAGCCGAGAGAGGGCCTGAACCTCAAGTCCAACAGCAAGAGCCAGATTGTCTTCCCCGCCAACGTGAAGTTCGCGGACATCGCGCCGGTGGTGACCACGTTCCTCAACAAGGACGTGGCGGCCTTCAAGGCGCAGGGCTCGCTGGGCATCCAGACGCCGCTGGGCGTGCTGAAGTTCCCCCTGGAGAAGGAGGGCACGTTCCCCGTCCCCAAGATTCCCCAGGTGCAGTTCCAGGCGCCGCGCATCACGAACATCACCATCAGCGGGGCCACGGTGGAGTTCCCCCTGGCCATCACCAACCGCAACGCCTTCCCCCTGCCCGTGGCGGGCATCACCGGGGCGCTCAAGGTGGCGGGCGCCAACGTGGGCAACCTGTCCACGGGCAACCTGGGCATGCTGGACGGCAGCGGGACCAAGCAGGTGACGCTGCCGCTCACCATCAACTTCGCGAGCGCCGCGTCCGCGGCCATGGCGCTGCGCTCGGGCGGCAACGCGCAGGTGAGCCTGACGGGCAACCTGACGTCGGACGCGCAGTCCGTGCCCCTGAACCTGAGCCAGCTGGTGAATTTCACGAAGTAG